A window of Mangifera indica cultivar Alphonso chromosome 13, CATAS_Mindica_2.1, whole genome shotgun sequence contains these coding sequences:
- the LOC123194497 gene encoding hydroxyproline O-galactosyltransferase HPGT2-like isoform X2, which produces MDSLSTYTKSERRSRSKPLQTSKPSLVMAFFSCVAWLYVAGRLWQDAENRTLLTSLLKKNSEQRPKVLTVEDKLMLLGCKDLERRIVEAEMDLTLAKSQGYLKNQLQLSNSSSGKKLLAVIGVYTGFGSRLKRNVFRGTWMPRDDALRKLEERGVVIRFVVGRSANRGDSLDRNIDKENHTTKDFLILEDHEEVQEELPKKAKYFYSTAVQMWDAEFYVKVDENIDLDLEGLIGLLDRSRGQDSAYIGCMKSGDVVTEEGQQWYEPDWWKLGDGKSYFRHASGAVIVLSKNLAQYIHINSASLKTYAHDDTSIGSWMMGVQATYKDDNRLCCSSINQDKLCALA; this is translated from the exons ATGGACAGCTTATCGACTTATACGAAATCCGAGAGGAGGTCGAGATCGAAGCCTCTACAGACTTCCAAACCTTCGCTTGTCATGGCCTTCTTCTCTTGTGTTGCTTGGCTCTACGTTGCCGGCCG GCTGTGGCAAGATGCTGAGAACAGAACATTACTTACAAGTCTTCTTAAGAAGAACTCAGAGCAG AGACCCAAGGTTCTTACAGTTGAAGATAAGTTAATGCTCCTTGGATGCAA AGACCTGGAGAGAAGGATTGTGGAAGCTGAGATGGACTTAACATTGGCCAAGAGTCAAGGATATCTAAAGAACCAGTTGCAGCTAAGTAATTCTTCTTCAGGAAAAAAGCTTCTTGCTGTAATAGGGGTTTACACAGGATTTGGTAGTCGTTTGAAGCGAAATGTGTTTAGAGGAACTTGGATGCCCAGAG ATGATGCCTTGAGAAAACTTGAGGAAAGAGGAGTGGTCATACGTTTTGTGGTTGGTCGAAG TGCCAATCGTGGTGATAGCTTAGATCGGAATATTGACAAGGAAAATCACACAACAAAGGATTTCTTGATTCTT GAAGATCATGAGGAAGTTCAAGAAGAGTTGCCCAAGAAAGCAAAGTACTTTTACAGCACTGCTGTTCAAATGTGGGATGCAGAGTTTTATGTAAAGGTTGATGAAAATATTGACCTTGATCTCG AGGGATTGATTGGACTTCTTGATCGTAGTCGTGGTCAAGACAGTGCTTACATTGGATGCATGAAGTCTGGAGATGTTGTAACAGAAGA GGGACAGCAATGGTATGAACCTGATTGGTGGAAATTGGGGGATGGAAAATC GTATTTCCGACATGCATCTGGTGCAGTTATTGTGCTCTCCAAAAATTTAGCTCAATATATCCACATAAACAG TGCATCTCTGAAGACATAtgcacatgatgatacatcaatAGGTTCCTGGATGATGGGTGTTCAAGCAACCTATAAAGATGATAATCGTCTTTGCTGCAGTAGCATTAATCAAG ACAAGTTGTGTGCCTTGGCTTGA
- the LOC123194497 gene encoding hydroxyproline O-galactosyltransferase HPGT2-like isoform X1 — protein MDSLSTYTKSERRSRSKPLQTSKPSLVMAFFSCVAWLYVAGRLWQDAENRTLLTSLLKKNSEQRPKVLTVEDKLMLLGCKDLERRIVEAEMDLTLAKSQGYLKNQLQLSNSSSGKKLLAVIGVYTGFGSRLKRNVFRGTWMPRDDALRKLEERGVVIRFVVGRSANRGDSLDRNIDKENHTTKDFLILDMNMSYHLYQEDHEEVQEELPKKAKYFYSTAVQMWDAEFYVKVDENIDLDLEGLIGLLDRSRGQDSAYIGCMKSGDVVTEEGQQWYEPDWWKLGDGKSYFRHASGAVIVLSKNLAQYIHINSASLKTYAHDDTSIGSWMMGVQATYKDDNRLCCSSINQDKLCALA, from the exons ATGGACAGCTTATCGACTTATACGAAATCCGAGAGGAGGTCGAGATCGAAGCCTCTACAGACTTCCAAACCTTCGCTTGTCATGGCCTTCTTCTCTTGTGTTGCTTGGCTCTACGTTGCCGGCCG GCTGTGGCAAGATGCTGAGAACAGAACATTACTTACAAGTCTTCTTAAGAAGAACTCAGAGCAG AGACCCAAGGTTCTTACAGTTGAAGATAAGTTAATGCTCCTTGGATGCAA AGACCTGGAGAGAAGGATTGTGGAAGCTGAGATGGACTTAACATTGGCCAAGAGTCAAGGATATCTAAAGAACCAGTTGCAGCTAAGTAATTCTTCTTCAGGAAAAAAGCTTCTTGCTGTAATAGGGGTTTACACAGGATTTGGTAGTCGTTTGAAGCGAAATGTGTTTAGAGGAACTTGGATGCCCAGAG ATGATGCCTTGAGAAAACTTGAGGAAAGAGGAGTGGTCATACGTTTTGTGGTTGGTCGAAG TGCCAATCGTGGTGATAGCTTAGATCGGAATATTGACAAGGAAAATCACACAACAAAGGATTTCTTGATTCTT GATATGAATATGTCATATCATCTCTATCAGGAAGATCATGAGGAAGTTCAAGAAGAGTTGCCCAAGAAAGCAAAGTACTTTTACAGCACTGCTGTTCAAATGTGGGATGCAGAGTTTTATGTAAAGGTTGATGAAAATATTGACCTTGATCTCG AGGGATTGATTGGACTTCTTGATCGTAGTCGTGGTCAAGACAGTGCTTACATTGGATGCATGAAGTCTGGAGATGTTGTAACAGAAGA GGGACAGCAATGGTATGAACCTGATTGGTGGAAATTGGGGGATGGAAAATC GTATTTCCGACATGCATCTGGTGCAGTTATTGTGCTCTCCAAAAATTTAGCTCAATATATCCACATAAACAG TGCATCTCTGAAGACATAtgcacatgatgatacatcaatAGGTTCCTGGATGATGGGTGTTCAAGCAACCTATAAAGATGATAATCGTCTTTGCTGCAGTAGCATTAATCAAG ACAAGTTGTGTGCCTTGGCTTGA